From the genome of Arvicola amphibius chromosome 9, mArvAmp1.2, whole genome shotgun sequence, one region includes:
- the LOC119822975 gene encoding myosin regulatory light chain 12B-like translates to MSSKKAKTKTTKKRPQRATSNVFAMFDQSQIQEFKEAFNMIDQNRDGVIDKEDLHDMLASLGKNPTDAYLDAMMNEAPGPINFTMFLTMFGEKLNGTDPEDVIRNACFDEEATGTIQEDYLRELLTTMGDRFTDEEVDELYREAPIDKKGNFNYIEFTRILKQGAKDKDD, encoded by the coding sequence ATGTCGAGCAAAAAGGCCAAGACCAAGACCACCAAGAAGCGCCCTCAGCGCGCAACATCCAATGTGTTCGCCATGTTTGACCAGTCCCAGATCCAAGAGTTCAAAGAGGCCTTCAACATGATCGACCAGAACCGGGATGGCGTCATCGACAAGGAGGACTTGCATGACATGCTGGCTTCTCTAGGCAAGAACCCCACGGACGCCTACCTGGATGCCATGATGAACGAGGCCCCGGGCCCCATCAACTTCACCATGTTCCTCACCATGTTTGGAGAGAAGCTGAACGGCACAGATCCCGAGGATGTCATCCGAAACGCATGCTTCGATGAGGAAGCAACAGGCACCATCCAGGAGGATTACCTAAGGGAGCTGCTGACAACCATGGGCGATCGCTTCACAGACGAGGAAGTGGATGAGCTCTACAGGGAGGCCCCCATTGACAAGAAGGGCAATTTCAACTACATCGAGTTCACGCGCATCCTCAAGCAGGGAGCAAAAGACAAGGACGACTGA